The following are from one region of the Paenalkalicoccus suaedae genome:
- a CDS encoding NUDIX hydrolase: MSSFEEKTLAKETIYNGRIIDLEVHTVSLPNGKESTRELVFHPGAVAVLAITDDDKIVTVRQYRKALKKEVVEIPAGKLEPNEDPLLCAKRELEEETGIIASTWSKLHSFYTSPGFADELVHVYLAEDLQEGSVNLDEDEFVSREDYTLDESKSLIDSLDIHDAKTIYAILMWELRKLKGQA, from the coding sequence ATGTCATCTTTTGAAGAAAAAACACTAGCAAAAGAAACAATTTATAACGGACGTATCATCGATTTAGAAGTACATACGGTTTCTTTACCAAACGGGAAGGAATCAACGCGTGAGCTCGTTTTTCATCCAGGAGCAGTGGCAGTGCTAGCCATTACAGATGACGATAAAATTGTAACGGTGAGACAGTATCGAAAGGCGCTAAAAAAGGAGGTTGTTGAAATTCCGGCAGGCAAATTAGAGCCAAATGAAGATCCGCTTTTATGCGCAAAAAGAGAGTTAGAAGAAGAGACGGGGATTATCGCATCTACATGGTCAAAGCTGCATTCCTTCTATACAAGTCCAGGCTTTGCAGACGAGCTTGTGCATGTTTATTTAGCTGAAGACCTACAGGAGGGCTCTGTTAATCTTGATGAGGATGAGTTTGTATCAAGAGAAGACTACACGCTAGATGAGTCAAAAAGCTTGATAGACTCTCTCGACATTCACGATGCAAAAACGATCTATGCCATTCTTATGTGGGAGCTTCGAAAGCTAAAAGGACAAGCATAG
- the spoIIM gene encoding stage II sporulation protein M, with the protein MQELMQVKLLLLFLSGILLAGIVSGAVIVTSLSQDQVHYISQHVHSFFTEPATGSTIDLFKSSLSYYAKVILIIWLCGISILGAPIIILIIFLKGLTLGFSIGFFVLDQGVQGFALALAAVFPQNVFVVPVLLILSTGALFFTIRVCRHLLNKGYSTIHVYFRSYWMLFAGACVVCIVISIYESTLSTYLVQAIFNQLS; encoded by the coding sequence GTGCAGGAGCTTATGCAAGTAAAACTATTGTTGTTATTCTTAAGTGGAATATTATTAGCTGGTATAGTAAGTGGTGCCGTTATCGTAACTAGTTTGTCACAGGACCAAGTTCATTATATTAGTCAACACGTACATAGTTTTTTTACAGAACCGGCGACGGGATCTACGATTGATTTATTCAAAAGCTCTCTGAGCTATTATGCGAAAGTCATTCTTATTATCTGGCTTTGTGGTATTTCCATTTTAGGAGCACCAATTATAATATTAATTATCTTCTTAAAAGGTTTAACATTAGGGTTCTCAATTGGTTTTTTCGTATTAGATCAAGGAGTTCAAGGATTCGCGTTAGCTTTAGCAGCAGTATTTCCTCAAAATGTATTTGTTGTGCCTGTCCTACTAATTTTATCTACTGGGGCCTTATTTTTTACGATAAGAGTCTGCCGCCATTTGCTTAATAAAGGATACTCGACGATTCATGTCTATTTCAGATCGTATTGGATGCTGTTTGCTGGCGCGTGTGTTGTTTGTATCGTAATCTCTATATATGAATCAACGCTCTCTACTTATCTTGTTCAAGCAATTTTCAATCAATTAAGTTAA
- a CDS encoding Fur family transcriptional regulator, with the protein MEQRIDRIKKQLHSKSYKLTPQREVTVRVLLEHEDDHLSAEDVYMLVKEKYPEIGLATVYRTLELLTELKVVDKINFGDGVSRYDLRQEGAAHFHHHLVCIECGSVDEIQEDLLEDVEKIVESRFNFEIKDHRLTFHGICYRCKDKSE; encoded by the coding sequence ATGGAGCAACGTATTGATCGTATAAAAAAACAACTTCATTCTAAAAGCTATAAATTAACCCCGCAGCGAGAAGTAACGGTTCGAGTGCTACTAGAGCATGAGGATGACCATTTGAGCGCTGAGGATGTATACATGTTAGTTAAAGAGAAATACCCGGAAATAGGTCTTGCTACAGTATATCGGACGTTAGAGCTTTTGACGGAATTAAAAGTAGTAGATAAAATTAATTTCGGTGACGGTGTATCACGCTATGACCTTCGTCAAGAAGGGGCGGCACACTTCCATCATCATTTAGTCTGCATTGAATGTGGTTCTGTAGATGAGATTCAAGAAGACTTACTCGAAGATGTCGAAAAAATAGTAGAATCTCGATTTAATTTTGAAATAAAGGATCATAGATTAACATTCCACGGAATTTGTTATCGATGCAAAGATAAAAGTGAGTAA
- a CDS encoding DUF4227 family protein, with protein MVNRFLLVIETFFVFFIFLGCTLVFYYGILWVNAEFIKEDPYMEPSGRAVKVISIVD; from the coding sequence ATGGTGAACAGATTTTTATTAGTAATTGAAACTTTTTTCGTGTTTTTCATCTTCTTAGGGTGCACGCTTGTTTTCTATTATGGTATTCTATGGGTAAATGCTGAGTTTATAAAAGAAGATCCTTACATGGAGCCGAGCGGAAGAGCTGTAAAGGTGATTTCGATTGTGGATTGA
- the xerD gene encoding site-specific tyrosine recombinase XerD, protein MESEMKAFIQFLTVEKGLALNSTKAYERDLTVYKQYLMEVEQLSAWEEVRKLHILQFLKHLHELGRATTTVSRMLSSIKSFHLFLIRERFASVDPTLHVDRPKQQQRLPKVLSAKEVEALLDVSSSNEPLDKRNRAMMELLYATGMRVTELTTLKMNDLHLAMGFVRCIGKGNKERIIPLGKPAKEAVEAYLIDARPALLKRTSSDFVFVNHHGRELSRQGFWKIVKKLAKSARIEKELTPHTLRHSFATHLLENGADLRAVQEMLGHADISTTQIYTHVTKVRMKEVYSNYHPRA, encoded by the coding sequence TTGGAATCTGAAATGAAAGCGTTTATTCAATTTTTAACGGTAGAAAAAGGGTTGGCGCTAAACTCTACGAAAGCGTACGAAAGAGATCTCACTGTTTATAAGCAATATTTAATGGAGGTTGAGCAACTTTCTGCTTGGGAGGAAGTAAGAAAGCTACATATTTTGCAATTTCTAAAGCATTTACACGAGCTAGGAAGAGCAACCACAACAGTTTCCCGAATGCTATCATCGATAAAATCGTTTCACCTCTTTTTAATTAGAGAACGATTCGCGTCTGTTGATCCTACTTTACATGTCGATCGGCCAAAGCAACAGCAACGCTTACCTAAAGTATTATCGGCGAAAGAGGTAGAAGCGCTTTTAGACGTTTCTTCGTCAAATGAGCCATTGGACAAGCGTAATAGAGCTATGATGGAGCTACTTTATGCTACAGGAATGCGTGTTACGGAGCTAACGACGTTAAAGATGAACGATCTTCACTTAGCAATGGGGTTTGTCAGGTGTATTGGGAAGGGTAATAAAGAACGAATCATTCCGTTAGGTAAGCCTGCAAAAGAGGCAGTAGAGGCTTATTTAATTGATGCGCGACCAGCACTATTAAAACGCACGTCAAGTGATTTTGTTTTTGTTAATCACCATGGTAGAGAACTTTCGAGACAAGGGTTTTGGAAGATTGTAAAAAAGCTCGCTAAGAGTGCAAGGATTGAGAAGGAGTTAACGCCACACACACTCAGGCATTCCTTTGCAACACATCTTTTAGAGAATGGCGCAGACTTAAGAGCCGTGCAGGAGATGCTGGGTCATGCAGACATTTCTACGACACAAATTTATACACATGTTACGAAAGTTAGAATGAAAGAGGTTTACAGCAACTATCATCCTAGAGCATAA
- the deoB gene encoding phosphopentomutase: MTQTNFDRIFLVVMDSVGIGEAPDAADFDDIGSDTLGHIAQKMNGLPLPNMEKLGLTKVKQYEGGTVHDKALAYYGKMEEASVGKDTMTGHWEIMGLRIDQPFRTFPEGFPKELIDEIEARTGRKVVGNKPASGTEILDELGEHHVQTGDLIVYTSADSVLQIAAHEDIVPAKELWEICEMARELTLDEKYMVGRVIARPFIGEKGNWIRTSNRHDYALKPFGRTVMNELKDANLDSISIGKIADIFDGEGVTQSLRTVSNMDGMDKLEETIAMDFKGLSFLNLVDFDALFGHRRDPIGYGNALLEYDARLTKVLEDLKENDLLIITADHGNDPIHHGTDHTREYVPLLAYSKRFKEGASLGTRKTFADIGATVADNFDVKMPEHGTSFLNELK, encoded by the coding sequence ATGACACAAACAAATTTTGATCGAATCTTTTTAGTTGTAATGGATTCGGTAGGTATCGGTGAGGCGCCAGACGCTGCTGATTTTGATGATATTGGATCAGATACGCTTGGTCACATCGCCCAAAAAATGAACGGTCTACCTTTACCGAATATGGAGAAGCTTGGACTGACTAAGGTAAAACAGTATGAGGGTGGCACTGTTCACGATAAAGCACTTGCCTATTATGGCAAAATGGAGGAAGCGTCAGTAGGAAAAGATACGATGACAGGTCATTGGGAGATCATGGGCTTGCGTATTGATCAACCATTCCGCACATTCCCTGAAGGTTTTCCTAAAGAATTGATTGATGAGATCGAAGCGAGAACAGGTCGTAAAGTAGTTGGAAATAAGCCAGCTTCAGGTACAGAAATATTAGATGAACTTGGAGAGCATCACGTTCAAACAGGAGATCTTATTGTCTATACATCGGCAGACTCCGTGTTACAAATTGCTGCACATGAAGACATCGTGCCAGCAAAAGAATTATGGGAGATTTGTGAGATGGCTCGCGAATTAACGCTTGATGAGAAGTATATGGTTGGTCGTGTTATTGCTCGTCCGTTCATCGGGGAGAAAGGCAATTGGATCCGCACATCTAACCGCCATGACTACGCACTAAAACCATTCGGTCGTACCGTTATGAACGAACTTAAAGATGCTAACTTAGATTCTATCTCTATTGGTAAAATTGCTGATATTTTTGATGGGGAAGGTGTTACACAATCCCTTCGAACGGTGTCAAATATGGATGGGATGGACAAGCTTGAAGAGACTATTGCTATGGACTTTAAAGGCCTAAGCTTCTTAAATCTTGTGGATTTCGATGCGCTTTTTGGTCACAGACGTGATCCAATAGGGTATGGTAATGCTTTACTAGAATATGATGCAAGACTTACAAAGGTGCTAGAAGATTTAAAAGAAAACGACCTATTAATTATTACAGCTGATCATGGGAATGATCCGATCCATCACGGGACTGATCATACACGTGAATATGTACCATTACTTGCATACAGCAAGCGATTTAAAGAAGGTGCATCGCTTGGTACACGTAAAACATTTGCTGATATTGGAGCTACTGTAGCAGATAATTTTGACGTGAAGATGCCTGAGCACGGGACAAGCTTTTTAAACGAATTAAAATAA
- a CDS encoding purine-nucleoside phosphorylase, whose translation MSLHEKMEQAKSFIEEKLAGKKPTIGLILGSGLGVLGDEIEDATAIPYSDIPGFPTSTVAGHKGQLVIGSLEGKTVVAMQGRFHFYEGYPMELVTLPVRVMKAIGVEKLIVTNAAGGINESFKAGDLMLIRDHINQFGTNPLIGPNDDALGVRFPDMSQAYSKELFSLAKDVATENGVHVQEGVYVGTTGPSYETPAEVRMLRVLGGDAVGMSTVPEVVIARHSDIDVLGISCISNMAAGILDQPLTHDEVMETTEQVKADFLKLVKAIVHRM comes from the coding sequence ATGAGCTTACACGAAAAGATGGAACAAGCAAAATCATTTATCGAAGAAAAATTAGCAGGCAAAAAGCCTACTATCGGACTTATTTTAGGATCTGGACTAGGTGTACTTGGAGATGAGATTGAGGACGCGACAGCTATTCCTTACAGCGACATTCCGGGATTCCCAACATCTACGGTTGCAGGTCACAAAGGCCAATTAGTGATCGGTTCACTAGAAGGAAAGACAGTTGTAGCTATGCAGGGACGCTTTCACTTTTATGAAGGATACCCAATGGAGCTTGTGACACTACCAGTTCGCGTTATGAAGGCAATTGGTGTAGAGAAGCTGATCGTAACAAACGCAGCTGGAGGAATTAACGAATCATTTAAAGCAGGAGATTTAATGCTTATTCGTGATCATATCAATCAGTTTGGAACGAACCCACTTATTGGACCAAACGACGACGCGCTAGGCGTTCGTTTCCCTGACATGTCTCAAGCATACAGCAAGGAACTATTTTCATTAGCTAAAGACGTAGCGACAGAAAATGGCGTTCACGTCCAAGAGGGTGTTTATGTTGGAACAACTGGTCCAAGCTATGAGACACCAGCAGAAGTTCGTATGCTACGTGTATTAGGTGGAGACGCAGTTGGAATGTCTACTGTACCTGAAGTAGTTATTGCACGTCATAGCGACATCGACGTACTTGGAATCTCTTGTATTTCAAACATGGCTGCAGGTATTCTAGATCAGCCACTGACGCATGATGAAGTAATGGAGACAACGGAGCAAGTAAAAGCAGACTTCTTAAAGCTTGTTAAAGCAATTGTTCACAGAATGTAG
- a CDS encoding purine-nucleoside phosphorylase: MTNRHEAAQFIRDKSELSPTVGLILGSGLGELADEITNATYIDYTDIPHFPTSTVAGHKGQLVIGELEGVTVIAMQGRFHYYEGYSMQEVTFPVRVMKELGCESVIVTNACGSMNKNFQPGELMLITDHINFTGANPLIGPNDAELGARFPDMTTAYTRSLQNDTKKLATQNDITLHEGVYLAVSGPTYMAGAELTMLRTFGADVVGMSTVPETIVARHMGMKVLGISCITDMAIGEEMEGITHEEVMEVAAKAKPAFKKLIKLVLKKADALLA, encoded by the coding sequence ATGACAAATAGACATGAAGCAGCTCAATTTATACGAGATAAAAGTGAATTATCGCCTACGGTCGGCCTTATTTTAGGGTCTGGCCTTGGCGAGCTTGCAGATGAAATCACAAATGCCACTTATATAGACTACACGGATATTCCTCATTTTCCGACTTCGACGGTTGCTGGTCACAAAGGACAGCTCGTCATCGGTGAGCTCGAGGGAGTTACGGTCATCGCTATGCAGGGACGCTTTCATTATTATGAAGGTTATTCTATGCAGGAAGTGACGTTCCCGGTTCGAGTGATGAAAGAGCTCGGATGCGAGAGTGTCATCGTGACAAATGCTTGCGGTAGTATGAATAAAAACTTCCAGCCTGGAGAGCTCATGCTGATTACAGACCACATTAATTTTACGGGTGCAAACCCATTAATCGGTCCGAATGACGCTGAGTTAGGCGCGCGCTTTCCTGATATGACAACCGCTTATACAAGGTCTTTGCAGAACGACACAAAAAAGCTTGCAACGCAAAATGACATTACACTACATGAAGGCGTTTACCTCGCTGTAAGTGGTCCAACTTATATGGCTGGTGCGGAACTTACGATGCTTCGTACCTTTGGTGCGGACGTAGTAGGCATGTCTACAGTGCCTGAAACAATTGTAGCAAGACATATGGGAATGAAGGTTCTCGGTATTTCTTGTATTACGGATATGGCAATCGGGGAAGAGATGGAAGGCATTACACATGAGGAAGTAATGGAAGTGGCGGCGAAAGCGAAGCCAGCCTTTAAAAAGTTAATTAAACTAGTGCTTAAAAAAGCAGACGCTCTTTTAGCGTAG
- a CDS encoding pyrimidine-nucleoside phosphorylase, translating to MRMVDLIEKKRNGLAHTKEEIDFIINGYSTGTIPDYQVSAWAMAIYFQGMTQDERANLTEAMVHSGDTIDLSAIEGIKVDKHSTGGVGDTTTLILAPLVAAIGVPVAKMSGRGLGHTGGTIDKLEAIPGFSVEITNDTFIDLVNRNKAAVIGQTQNLTPADKKLYGLRDVTATVNSIPLIASSIMSKKLAAGADAIVLDVKTGAGAFMKELDDSKELARAMVDIGNNLGRRTSAIISDMSQPLGRMIGNALEVKEAIDTLNGRGPEDLTELCLQLGSHMAVLAEKAATLDEGRKLLEEAIQSGKALEQFKVFIEAQNGDASVVDHPETLPTASNKIDVKATKSGYVASIVADQIGTAAMLLGAGRQTTDSVIDLAVGIELTKKIGDYVEAGEPIAILHANEAGVEEATKKILDSYEITDEKVKEPTLIYDIIQ from the coding sequence ATGAGAATGGTCGATTTGATCGAAAAAAAGCGTAATGGATTGGCTCATACGAAAGAAGAAATCGATTTTATAATTAACGGATATTCGACAGGTACGATCCCTGATTATCAAGTGAGTGCTTGGGCAATGGCGATCTATTTCCAAGGTATGACGCAAGACGAGAGAGCGAACTTAACAGAGGCGATGGTGCACTCTGGAGATACAATTGATTTATCTGCTATTGAAGGCATTAAAGTAGATAAGCACTCGACAGGTGGTGTTGGCGACACGACAACACTAATTTTAGCTCCCTTAGTCGCAGCAATTGGCGTTCCAGTTGCGAAAATGAGCGGACGTGGACTTGGTCACACTGGTGGTACGATCGATAAGCTTGAGGCAATTCCAGGCTTCTCCGTTGAAATTACGAATGACACGTTTATCGACCTCGTTAACCGCAACAAAGCAGCAGTTATTGGGCAAACACAAAACTTAACACCTGCTGACAAAAAGCTTTACGGCTTACGCGATGTAACTGCTACAGTAAATTCTATTCCGTTAATTGCAAGCTCGATCATGAGTAAAAAGCTTGCTGCCGGAGCAGATGCGATCGTACTAGATGTAAAAACTGGCGCTGGTGCATTTATGAAGGAATTAGATGATTCCAAAGAGCTTGCACGAGCGATGGTTGACATCGGTAATAACCTTGGCCGTCGTACGTCTGCCATTATTTCTGACATGAGTCAGCCACTAGGGCGCATGATCGGAAATGCGCTAGAAGTGAAAGAAGCGATTGATACCTTAAATGGCAGAGGTCCTGAAGACTTAACAGAGCTATGTCTGCAGTTAGGTAGTCATATGGCTGTTCTTGCAGAAAAAGCGGCAACGCTTGATGAAGGTCGTAAGCTTCTTGAAGAAGCAATTCAGTCAGGAAAGGCGCTAGAGCAGTTTAAAGTATTTATCGAAGCTCAAAATGGAGATGCCTCTGTTGTTGATCATCCAGAAACGCTGCCAACAGCTTCTAATAAAATTGATGTAAAGGCTACAAAATCAGGATACGTAGCATCGATCGTAGCAGACCAAATTGGAACAGCTGCGATGCTCTTAGGTGCTGGTAGACAAACGACGGATTCCGTCATCGATTTAGCTGTAGGTATTGAGCTAACGAAGAAAATTGGAGACTACGTTGAGGCTGGAGAACCTATTGCAATTCTGCATGCAAATGAAGCAGGGGTAGAAGAAGCAACAAAGAAAATACTCGATTCGTACGAGATTACAGATGAAAAAGTAAAAGAGCCAACGCTCATTTACGACATCATTCAATAA
- a CDS encoding D-alanyl-D-alanine carboxypeptidase family protein, producing MKKWILIMLVISTLFPTSAFAEEVMQESRIMLEARTGTVLMEQAADVQRQPASMTKMMTMLLIIEAIENHSLDWEDSVTISENAASMGGSQIFLEAGEQMTVKDLMKGIAIASGNDATVAMAEKLAGSEEAFVTMMNERAKELGAVSTVFKNTNGLPEEGHVSTARDMAIIGQELVKHEEILDFTSTYEDYLRTETDKPFWLVNTNKLIRTYPGVDGLKTGFTREAKYGITVSALRDNMRLITVVMGAESAKERNKQIASMLDTGFDTYTVEPYLEAAEHVSDMYISRGAKQVIAATAQDSLAEVRKKSEEFEEATAVVELDQVSAPIAKGQTIGLMQLKRGEEVIASTPLISNEEVEEASFWQFFTRSFSMLTKGNVETSKQTTSFDE from the coding sequence ATGAAAAAATGGATCTTGATTATGCTCGTTATAAGTACGTTATTCCCGACATCTGCGTTTGCAGAAGAGGTGATGCAAGAGTCTAGAATCATGCTTGAAGCAAGGACAGGAACAGTTTTGATGGAACAAGCAGCGGATGTTCAAAGACAGCCTGCTAGTATGACAAAGATGATGACTATGCTTTTGATCATAGAAGCAATTGAGAATCATTCGCTTGATTGGGAGGATAGTGTCACGATCAGTGAGAATGCAGCATCGATGGGCGGTTCGCAAATTTTCCTAGAGGCCGGAGAGCAGATGACTGTAAAAGATTTAATGAAGGGAATTGCTATCGCCTCAGGGAATGATGCTACTGTTGCGATGGCGGAAAAATTAGCAGGTAGCGAGGAAGCATTTGTCACAATGATGAACGAACGAGCAAAGGAGTTGGGAGCTGTAAGTACGGTTTTCAAAAATACCAATGGTCTACCTGAAGAGGGGCATGTGAGTACAGCAAGAGATATGGCGATTATTGGTCAGGAGCTTGTAAAGCACGAAGAAATACTAGATTTCACTAGTACGTATGAAGACTATTTACGGACTGAAACGGATAAGCCTTTTTGGTTAGTCAATACGAATAAGCTAATTCGCACCTACCCAGGTGTTGACGGCTTAAAAACTGGTTTTACAAGAGAGGCGAAGTATGGAATTACTGTTTCAGCGCTTCGAGACAATATGCGGCTGATTACAGTTGTGATGGGTGCGGAGAGTGCTAAAGAGAGGAATAAGCAGATTGCCTCCATGCTTGATACGGGGTTTGACACTTATACAGTAGAACCATATTTAGAAGCAGCTGAACACGTATCAGATATGTATATTTCAAGAGGAGCAAAACAGGTTATTGCTGCAACGGCACAAGATTCACTCGCTGAAGTTCGTAAAAAGAGTGAGGAGTTTGAGGAAGCTACTGCTGTGGTGGAATTAGATCAAGTGAGTGCTCCTATTGCGAAAGGGCAAACAATTGGCTTGATGCAATTAAAGAGAGGGGAGGAAGTAATTGCGTCTACTCCGTTAATTAGTAATGAGGAAGTCGAGGAAGCGTCCTTTTGGCAGTTCTTCACCCGGTCCTTCTCGATGCTAACAAAAGGGAATGTCGAAACATCCAAGCAGACTACTAGTTTTGACGAATAG
- the spoIIAA gene encoding anti-sigma F factor antagonist, with protein MSLYIDVEKKEAVLCVRLVGEVDHHSAKRLQQQVDLAIETSNIHHVLLNVEKVTFMDSSGLGVVLGRYKLLAKRGGKLAVCCVSPQVQRLFELSGLFKIIAVHSNEREALMELGVAS; from the coding sequence ATGTCACTTTATATTGACGTAGAAAAAAAGGAAGCGGTCCTGTGTGTAAGACTTGTAGGAGAAGTTGACCATCATTCAGCTAAACGCTTGCAGCAGCAGGTCGACTTAGCAATAGAGACAAGTAATATTCACCACGTGTTATTAAACGTAGAGAAGGTTACATTCATGGATAGCTCTGGATTAGGTGTTGTGTTAGGTAGATATAAACTTTTAGCTAAAAGAGGTGGAAAGCTTGCTGTTTGCTGCGTTTCTCCTCAAGTACAACGATTATTTGAGCTGTCGGGCCTTTTTAAAATCATTGCTGTACACAGCAATGAACGAGAGGCACTAATGGAGCTGGGGGTGGCGTCATGA
- the spoIIAB gene encoding anti-sigma F factor, producing MNRMSISFSAKSENESFARVAVAAFVSQLDPSMNELTEIKTVVSEAVTNAIIHGYEENAESIVYVSCEIDEGNISITVEDEGVGIANIEEARQPLYTSKPELERSGMGLTIMENFMDHVEISSVVGEGTRLMVMKKLSKASAFCQ from the coding sequence ATGAACCGTATGTCTATATCGTTTAGTGCCAAAAGTGAGAATGAGAGCTTTGCACGTGTTGCAGTAGCTGCATTTGTCAGTCAGCTTGATCCATCTATGAATGAATTAACGGAGATTAAAACGGTTGTGAGTGAAGCGGTAACTAATGCGATCATCCATGGCTACGAGGAAAATGCAGAGTCAATCGTCTATGTATCCTGTGAAATCGATGAAGGGAACATCTCGATTACTGTAGAAGACGAGGGTGTTGGGATTGCAAATATAGAAGAGGCAAGGCAGCCTCTATACACATCAAAGCCTGAGCTTGAGAGAAGTGGTATGGGACTCACAATCATGGAGAACTTCATGGATCACGTGGAGATTTCATCTGTCGTTGGCGAAGGCACGAGGCTTATGGTGATGAAAAAGTTATCCAAAGCCTCTGCCTTCTGCCAGTAG
- the sigF gene encoding RNA polymerase sporulation sigma factor SigF, translating into MATHLEDKEVKELLVKAQSGDVPARHKIVKHNTRLVWSVVQRFSNRGYEQEDLFQIGCIGLMKSIDKFDLSYDVKFSTYAVPMIIGEIQRFLRDDGAVKVSRSIKELSNQVRKTSEQLMKELGRVPTVKEIASFLELSPEEVVFAQDASRQLASIHETIYENDGEPITILDQMADEPDRYWFDKLALREEMKHLDERSRIIIMLRYYKDQTQSQVAARLGISQVQVSRLEKKILETLKEKLEQTS; encoded by the coding sequence ATGGCTACTCACTTAGAGGATAAAGAGGTAAAGGAGCTTTTAGTCAAAGCGCAAAGTGGAGACGTACCTGCACGTCACAAAATTGTGAAGCACAATACTCGGCTCGTGTGGTCTGTTGTACAACGATTTTCGAATAGAGGTTATGAGCAGGAAGATTTATTCCAAATAGGCTGCATAGGGCTTATGAAATCCATTGATAAATTTGATTTGAGCTATGACGTGAAGTTCTCGACGTATGCCGTACCGATGATCATTGGAGAGATTCAACGATTTTTACGGGATGATGGTGCGGTAAAGGTTAGTAGATCAATCAAGGAGCTTAGTAACCAAGTTAGGAAAACGTCAGAGCAGCTCATGAAGGAGCTAGGAAGAGTGCCGACAGTTAAGGAGATCGCCTCTTTTTTAGAGCTGTCACCTGAAGAAGTCGTCTTTGCACAAGATGCTAGCAGACAACTTGCATCGATTCATGAGACTATTTACGAAAATGACGGAGAACCAATCACCATTTTAGATCAAATGGCTGATGAACCAGACAGGTATTGGTTTGACAAACTGGCACTTCGCGAGGAAATGAAGCATTTAGATGAACGTTCTCGCATAATTATCATGCTTCGTTACTATAAGGATCAAACGCAGTCTCAAGTTGCGGCAAGGTTAGGCATTTCCCAAGTCCAAGTCTCAAGGCTTGAGAAGAAAATTTTAGAGACGCTGAAAGAAAAGTTAGAGCAGACAAGTTAA